From one Streptomyces spiramyceticus genomic stretch:
- the argS gene encoding arginine--tRNA ligase — protein MASVHSLASTVNQRVADALSAALPEAGVADPLLRRSDRADFQANGILALAKKAKANPRELAGQVVAALPAGDVIKDIEVSGPGFLNITITDRAIIETLAARAADDRLGVSPAEKPGTTVIDYAQPNVAKEMHVGHLRSAVIGAAVVEILEFMGEKVVRRHHIGDWGTQFGMLIQYLMEHPHELDHKGGEVSGEEAMSNLNRLYKAARVLFDSDEEFKARSRDRVVALQSGDEKTLELWHRFVDESKIYFYSVFDKLDMEIHDEDVVGESGYNHMLDETCDLLEESGVAVRSEGALCVFFDDIKGPDGNPTPLIVKKSNGGYGYAATDLSAVRDRVKNLGATTLLYVVDARQSLHFRMVFETARRAGWLNGETTRAVQLAFGTVLGKDGKPFKTREGETVRLVDLLDEAIERATAVVREKAQDLTEEEIAERATQVGIGAIKYADLSTSASRDYKFDLDQMVSLNGDTSVYLQYAYARIQSILRKAGDRKPAAHPALELAPAERALGLHLDQFGETLAEVASSYEPHKLAAYLYQLASHYTTFYSECPVLKAETPEQVENRLFLCDLTARTLNKGMALLGIRTPERL, from the coding sequence ATGGCCTCGGTCCATTCCCTCGCTTCGACCGTCAACCAGCGCGTCGCGGACGCCCTCTCGGCAGCCCTGCCGGAGGCCGGCGTCGCCGACCCGCTGCTGCGCCGAAGCGACCGGGCCGACTTCCAGGCCAACGGGATCCTCGCCCTCGCCAAGAAGGCCAAGGCGAACCCGCGCGAGCTGGCCGGCCAGGTCGTCGCCGCGCTCCCCGCCGGTGACGTGATCAAGGACATCGAGGTCTCCGGCCCCGGCTTCCTCAACATCACGATCACCGACCGGGCCATCATCGAGACCCTCGCGGCCCGCGCCGCCGACGACCGTCTCGGCGTGTCCCCGGCCGAGAAGCCCGGCACGACCGTCATCGACTACGCCCAGCCGAACGTCGCCAAGGAGATGCACGTCGGCCACCTCCGCTCCGCCGTGATCGGCGCTGCTGTGGTCGAGATCCTGGAGTTCATGGGCGAGAAGGTCGTACGCCGCCACCACATCGGCGACTGGGGCACCCAGTTCGGCATGCTCATCCAGTACCTGATGGAGCACCCGCACGAGCTGGACCACAAGGGCGGCGAGGTCTCCGGCGAGGAGGCCATGTCGAACCTCAACCGGCTCTACAAGGCCGCGCGTGTCCTCTTCGACTCCGACGAGGAGTTCAAGGCCCGCTCGCGCGACCGCGTCGTGGCCCTCCAGTCGGGCGACGAGAAGACGCTGGAGCTCTGGCACCGCTTCGTCGACGAGTCGAAGATCTACTTCTACTCGGTCTTCGACAAGCTCGACATGGAGATCCACGACGAGGACGTCGTCGGCGAGTCCGGCTACAACCACATGCTCGACGAGACCTGCGACCTCCTGGAGGAGTCGGGCGTCGCCGTCCGCTCCGAGGGCGCGCTGTGTGTCTTCTTCGACGACATCAAGGGCCCGGACGGCAACCCGACCCCGCTGATCGTGAAGAAGTCGAACGGCGGCTACGGCTACGCCGCCACCGACCTCTCCGCCGTCCGCGACCGCGTCAAGAACCTCGGTGCGACCACGCTGCTGTACGTCGTGGACGCCCGCCAGTCCCTGCACTTCCGGATGGTCTTCGAGACGGCCCGCCGGGCGGGCTGGCTGAACGGCGAGACCACCCGGGCGGTGCAGCTCGCCTTCGGCACGGTCCTCGGCAAGGACGGCAAGCCGTTCAAGACCCGTGAGGGCGAGACGGTGCGCCTGGTGGACCTCCTCGACGAGGCGATCGAGCGGGCGACGGCCGTTGTACGCGAGAAGGCGCAGGATCTCACGGAGGAGGAGATCGCCGAGCGCGCCACGCAGGTGGGCATCGGCGCGATCAAGTACGCGGACCTGTCCACGTCGGCGTCCCGCGACTACAAGTTCGATCTGGACCAGATGGTGTCCCTGAACGGTGACACGAGCGTCTACCTCCAGTACGCGTACGCCCGTATCCAGTCGATCCTCCGCAAGGCGGGCGACCGGAAGCCCGCAGCCCACCCGGCTCTCGAACTGGCCCCGGCGGAGCGCGCACTCGGCCTGCACCTCGACCAGTTCGGGGAGACGCTGGCCGAGGTCGCGTCGTCGTACGAGCCGCACAAGCTGGCGGCGTACCTCTACCAGCTGGCGTCGCACTACACGACGTTCTACTCGGAGTGCCCGGTCCTCAAGGCCGAGACTCCGGAGCAGGTCGAGAACCGCCTCTTCCTGTGCGACCTGACGGCCCGCACGCTCAACAAGGGCATGGCACTCCTCGGCATCCGGACCCCCGAGCGCCTCTGA
- the hemB gene encoding porphobilinogen synthase, protein MTVYGSFPGARPRRLRTTPAMRRMVAETRLHPADLILPAFVREGISAPVGISAMPGVYQHTLDTLRKAAVEAVEAGVAGIMLFGVPEDAKKDAAGTAGTDPEGILQVALREVRAEVGDDLVIMSDLCLDEYTDHGHCGVLDADGRVDNDATLERYAEMAQVQADAGAHVVGPSGMMDGQVGVVRDALDTIGKEDVAILAYTAKYSSAFYGPFREAVGSSLQGDRKTYQQDPANLRESMRELALDLDEGADMVMVKPAGPYLDVLAKVAEAVDVPVAAYQISGEYAMIEAAAERGWIDREKAIMESLTGIKRAGANMILTYWATEVARGLGRA, encoded by the coding sequence ATGACTGTGTACGGATCCTTTCCCGGGGCACGGCCCCGTCGGTTGCGCACCACCCCCGCCATGCGGCGCATGGTCGCCGAGACCCGCCTGCATCCGGCCGATCTGATCCTGCCGGCGTTCGTACGTGAGGGGATCAGCGCGCCCGTGGGCATCTCGGCCATGCCGGGCGTCTACCAGCACACCCTCGACACCCTGCGCAAGGCGGCCGTCGAAGCCGTCGAGGCCGGTGTCGCCGGGATCATGCTCTTCGGCGTGCCCGAGGACGCGAAGAAGGACGCCGCGGGGACTGCGGGGACCGATCCCGAGGGGATCCTTCAGGTCGCGCTGCGCGAGGTGCGGGCCGAGGTGGGCGACGACCTGGTCATCATGTCCGACCTCTGCCTCGACGAGTACACCGATCACGGGCACTGCGGTGTCCTGGATGCCGACGGGCGTGTCGACAACGACGCCACCCTGGAGCGGTACGCCGAGATGGCGCAGGTCCAGGCCGACGCGGGCGCGCATGTCGTGGGACCGAGCGGCATGATGGACGGCCAAGTCGGTGTCGTCCGCGATGCGTTGGACACCATCGGCAAGGAGGATGTGGCGATCCTGGCCTATACGGCCAAGTACTCGTCCGCCTTCTACGGGCCCTTCCGCGAGGCGGTCGGTTCCTCGCTGCAGGGTGACCGCAAGACCTACCAGCAGGACCCGGCGAATCTCCGCGAGTCCATGCGCGAGCTCGCGCTGGACCTCGACGAGGGCGCCGACATGGTGATGGTCAAGCCTGCCGGGCCTTACCTGGATGTGCTCGCGAAGGTCGCGGAGGCCGTGGACGTGCCGGTTGCGGCGTACCAGATCAGTGGCGAGTACGCGATGATCGAGGCGGCCGCCGAGCGTGGCTGGATCGACCGCGAGAAGGCGATCATGGAGAGCCTCACCGGGATCAAGCGCGCCGGCGCGAACATGATCCTGACCTACTGGGCGACCGAAGTCGCGCGGGGCCTCGGGCGCGCGTAG
- a CDS encoding helix-turn-helix domain-containing protein, which produces MHPRKRQRKNASAMKLVGALVARFREASGLTQRGLAERVRLHEETIASVEQGRRPLKPDLARLLDEVLDTKQALETAVDNMPEIDLIPAWAEQYMDLEREAIALSWFENQVLPGLLQTQSYARAVFRSKVPIMCEDEINAQVTARLARQEILHRTVPPTASFIISEAIVRDRLGGDEVYAETLRHLRTCADLPGITLQIMPLGRQTHAALDGPFILLETPDHQHLAYTETQRGSQLITDPNEVSILAQKYAMLRTQALNPEETKGLLDRLLGEQ; this is translated from the coding sequence ATGCACCCCAGGAAGCGGCAGCGGAAGAACGCGTCGGCGATGAAGCTTGTGGGCGCGCTGGTGGCCCGTTTCCGGGAAGCGTCCGGGCTCACCCAGCGCGGACTGGCCGAACGGGTCCGCCTCCACGAGGAGACGATCGCCTCGGTCGAGCAGGGCAGGCGACCACTCAAACCGGATCTGGCCAGGCTGCTGGACGAGGTCCTGGACACGAAGCAGGCGCTGGAGACTGCGGTGGACAACATGCCGGAGATCGATCTGATTCCGGCGTGGGCGGAGCAGTACATGGACTTGGAGCGCGAGGCGATCGCACTCTCGTGGTTCGAGAACCAGGTGCTGCCGGGCCTGCTCCAGACGCAGAGTTACGCCCGCGCGGTCTTCCGCAGCAAGGTCCCCATCATGTGCGAAGACGAAATCAATGCCCAGGTGACAGCCCGCCTGGCACGCCAGGAGATCCTGCACCGCACGGTCCCCCCGACTGCCAGCTTCATCATCTCCGAGGCAATCGTGCGGGACCGCCTTGGGGGCGACGAGGTGTACGCGGAAACCCTCCGCCACCTCCGCACGTGCGCCGACCTCCCGGGTATCACGCTCCAGATCATGCCGCTCGGCCGCCAGACACATGCCGCACTCGACGGCCCGTTCATCCTCCTGGAAACACCGGACCATCAGCATCTTGCCTACACCGAGACCCAGCGTGGCAGCCAGCTCATCACTGACCCAAATGAGGTCAGCATCCTGGCGCAGAAATATGCGATGCTGCGAACGCAGGCCCTCAACCCCGAGGAAACGAAGGGCCTGTTGGACCGGCTGCTAGGAGAGCAATGA
- the lysS gene encoding lysine--tRNA ligase — protein sequence MPTVAQSSTETDWVSRFADEVIAESERRAPGKPVVVASGLSPSGPIHLGNLREVMTPHLVADEVRRRGYEVRHLISWDDYDRYRKVPAGVPGIDESWAEHIGKPLTSVPAPAGSAYPNWAEHFKAAMTAALDELGVEYDGISQTEQYTSGVYREQILHAMKHRGDIDAVLDRYRTKVKPGAGKKQGQKPVDEAELEAAEGSGAADEDDGSGGGAGYFPYKPYCSVCGKDLTTVTAYDDESTALSYVCVCGHSETVLLSEFNGGKLVWKVDWPMRWAYEGVIFEPSGVDHSSPGSSFVVGGQIVREVFGGVQPIGPMYAFVGISGMAKMSSSKGGVPTPADALKIMEAPLLRWLYARRRPNQSFKIAFDQEIQRLYDEWDSLEKKVAEGTVLPADAAAYSRAVRTAAGELPRTPRPLPYRTLASVADITAGHADQALRILSELDPANPVSSLDEVRPRLDRAENWITTQVPAEQRTVVRSEPDVGTLGSLDEAGRESLRLLVEGLDSHWSLDGLTTLVYGVPKVMAGLAPDAKPTPELKVAQRSFFALLYQLLVGRDTGPRLPTLLLAVGAERVRKLLGA from the coding sequence GTGCCGACCGTGGCTCAGAGCAGCACCGAGACCGACTGGGTCTCCCGTTTCGCGGACGAGGTCATCGCCGAGTCGGAGCGACGTGCGCCTGGGAAACCGGTCGTCGTCGCGTCCGGTCTTTCCCCGTCGGGCCCCATTCACCTGGGCAATCTCCGCGAGGTCATGACCCCGCACCTCGTCGCGGACGAGGTCAGGCGACGTGGGTACGAGGTCAGGCACCTGATTTCGTGGGACGACTACGACCGGTACCGGAAGGTGCCGGCGGGTGTGCCGGGGATCGACGAGTCGTGGGCCGAGCACATCGGCAAGCCGCTGACGTCGGTGCCCGCACCGGCCGGGTCGGCGTACCCGAACTGGGCCGAGCACTTCAAGGCGGCCATGACGGCGGCGCTCGACGAGCTGGGTGTCGAGTACGACGGGATCAGCCAGACCGAGCAGTACACGAGCGGGGTCTACCGCGAGCAGATCCTGCACGCGATGAAGCACCGTGGCGACATCGACGCCGTGCTCGACCGGTACCGGACGAAGGTCAAGCCCGGCGCCGGCAAGAAGCAGGGGCAGAAGCCGGTCGACGAGGCCGAGCTGGAAGCCGCTGAGGGGTCCGGTGCGGCGGACGAGGACGACGGCAGTGGTGGCGGGGCGGGGTACTTCCCGTACAAGCCGTACTGCAGTGTGTGTGGCAAGGACCTCACTACGGTGACGGCGTACGACGACGAGAGCACTGCTCTGTCGTATGTGTGTGTCTGTGGGCATTCCGAGACCGTGCTGCTGAGCGAGTTCAACGGCGGCAAGCTGGTCTGGAAGGTCGACTGGCCGATGCGCTGGGCGTACGAGGGCGTGATCTTCGAGCCGAGCGGTGTCGACCACTCGTCGCCGGGGTCGTCGTTCGTGGTGGGCGGACAGATCGTGCGCGAGGTCTTCGGCGGTGTGCAGCCGATCGGGCCGATGTATGCGTTCGTGGGGATCAGTGGGATGGCGAAGATGTCTTCGTCGAAGGGCGGTGTGCCTACGCCTGCCGATGCGCTGAAGATCATGGAGGCGCCGCTGCTGCGCTGGCTGTACGCGCGGCGCCGGCCCAACCAGTCCTTCAAGATCGCCTTCGACCAGGAGATCCAGCGGCTGTACGACGAGTGGGACTCACTGGAGAAGAAGGTCGCCGAGGGCACGGTGCTGCCGGCGGACGCTGCGGCGTACTCGCGTGCGGTCAGGACCGCCGCCGGTGAGCTGCCGCGCACGCCGCGGCCGCTGCCGTACCGGACGCTGGCCTCGGTGGCGGACATCACCGCCGGGCACGCGGACCAGGCGCTGCGCATCCTGAGCGAGCTGGACCCGGCGAACCCGGTCTCGTCGCTGGACGAGGTGCGGCCGCGGCTCGACCGTGCGGAGAACTGGATCACCACGCAGGTTCCGGCGGAGCAGCGCACGGTTGTGCGCAGCGAGCCGGACGTCGGGACGCTTGGCTCGCTGGACGAGGCGGGGCGGGAGTCGCTGCGGCTGCTCGTCGAAGGGCTCGACTCGCACTGGTCGCTGGACGGGCTTACGACGCTGGTCTACGGCGTGCCGAAGGTGATGGCGGGACTGGCGCCGGACGCGAAGCCGACGCCGGAGCTGAAGGTTGCGCAGCGGTCGTTCTTTGCGCTGCTGTATCAGCTGCTGGTCGGGCGCGACACCGGGCCACGGCTGCCTACGCTGCTGCTTGCGGTGGGGGCGGAGCGGGTGCGGAAGCTTTTGGGGGCGTAG
- a CDS encoding ATP-binding protein — MNETKQLPLLREKFFRRDRRSVPAARAFALWALEDWGLGARSDDVLLCVSELATNALLHGVPVGRGFRVHLRYGDAVLRIEVHDSGDGWPRLREPDGESGRGLLLVEVLADKWGVGVRDPGKIAWCEFGISSA; from the coding sequence GTGAACGAGACGAAACAACTTCCCTTGCTGCGCGAGAAGTTCTTCCGGCGAGACCGGCGATCCGTCCCTGCTGCCAGGGCATTCGCACTATGGGCTCTCGAAGACTGGGGCCTCGGTGCCCGCTCGGACGACGTATTGCTGTGCGTGAGCGAGCTCGCCACCAATGCGCTGCTGCATGGGGTTCCGGTGGGGCGAGGCTTCCGGGTGCATCTGCGGTACGGCGACGCTGTGTTGCGTATCGAGGTGCATGACAGCGGGGACGGGTGGCCCCGACTGCGGGAGCCGGACGGGGAGTCGGGGCGGGGGCTGTTGCTCGTCGAGGTGCTGGCCGACAAGTGGGGGGTCGGGGTGCGCGACCCGGGGAAGATCGCCTGGTGCGAGTTCGGGATCAGCTCTGCCTGA
- a CDS encoding DUF1876 domain-containing protein, with translation MHTLVGWHVDMEFQEEGDKTRAAAMVRLTDGTEFRAHGNAQRHPSDPPQLRVGEEIAGARALMDLASQMLRKAHTEIDEVRGKPSKPLI, from the coding sequence ATGCACACACTCGTCGGATGGCACGTTGACATGGAGTTCCAGGAGGAGGGTGACAAGACCAGGGCAGCCGCCATGGTGAGGCTCACCGACGGCACGGAATTCCGCGCCCACGGCAACGCCCAGCGTCACCCCTCCGACCCACCGCAGCTGCGGGTCGGTGAAGAGATCGCGGGCGCACGCGCGCTCATGGACCTCGCCTCGCAGATGCTCCGCAAGGCCCACACGGAGATAGACGAAGTCAGGGGCAAACCGTCGAAGCCACTGATCTGA
- a CDS encoding AfsR/SARP family transcriptional regulator, producing the protein MRPMRFRVLGPVAVHEGPHPISLCGGKQAALLAVLLSRANTVLPRNTLIDALWAPEPPPSAADMLRWHVHKLRKALGEERLTTAPSGYALTAAPDEIDAQRFETTYAHARHLLAQGDPVRAGAALQDALSLWYGPAAYGDVDNPMVHTEATRLHELRLAACEQLAHADLATGQDTSAVARLRPLVAENPFQERFRAQLMLALCRSGRRAEALDVFHDGRRLLDEELGLRPCPELLRLQHSILIGETEQAAT; encoded by the coding sequence ATGCGACCCATGCGCTTCCGTGTGCTCGGCCCTGTCGCCGTCCACGAAGGGCCGCACCCCATATCGCTGTGCGGCGGCAAGCAAGCCGCACTGCTCGCGGTACTCCTGAGCCGCGCAAACACTGTGCTGCCGAGGAACACGCTCATCGACGCGCTGTGGGCGCCCGAGCCGCCGCCGTCCGCCGCCGACATGCTCCGCTGGCACGTCCACAAGCTGCGCAAGGCGCTCGGCGAGGAGCGGCTGACCACCGCACCGTCCGGCTACGCCCTGACCGCAGCCCCGGACGAGATCGATGCCCAGCGCTTCGAGACGACGTACGCACACGCACGGCACCTGCTCGCGCAAGGCGACCCCGTACGCGCGGGCGCGGCCCTTCAGGACGCCCTCTCCCTCTGGTACGGCCCGGCCGCCTACGGCGACGTCGACAATCCCATGGTCCATACGGAGGCGACCCGCCTCCACGAGCTGCGTCTGGCGGCCTGTGAGCAGCTGGCGCACGCCGACCTCGCGACCGGTCAGGACACCAGCGCCGTGGCGAGGCTGCGTCCGCTGGTCGCGGAGAACCCGTTCCAGGAACGGTTCCGCGCCCAGCTCATGCTGGCACTGTGCCGGTCGGGCCGCCGGGCCGAGGCACTCGATGTGTTCCACGACGGCCGCCGGCTCCTGGACGAGGAACTGGGGCTGCGGCCGTGCCCCGAACTCCTGCGCCTCCAGCACTCCATCCTGATAGGCGAAACCGAACAGGCCGCCACCTGA
- a CDS encoding DUF397 domain-containing protein, translated as MSTALEWFKSSYSGSEGGACLEVAYAWRKSSYSGDEGGACVEVATHPTAVHVRDSKIPDGPTLTLAPTTWATFTKALI; from the coding sequence ATGAGCACCGCACTTGAGTGGTTCAAGTCCAGCTACAGCGGCAGCGAAGGCGGCGCCTGCCTTGAAGTCGCCTATGCATGGCGCAAGTCCAGTTACAGCGGCGACGAAGGCGGCGCATGCGTCGAAGTCGCCACCCACCCCACGGCCGTCCACGTACGCGACTCCAAGATCCCCGACGGCCCCACCCTCACCCTCGCCCCCACCACCTGGGCCACCTTCACGAAAGCCCTGATCTGA